The DNA sequence CTGAAAGCCGTCGTTGACGTCCACGACGAGGATGGCGATGTCCGCGAGCGCGCCGCCACGTGACCGAAGGGTCGTGAACGAGTGGTGTCCCGGGGTGTCGATGAACAGTAGCCCCGGCAGGTCGAAGTCGTCCGGGTTGACCAGTTTCCCGGCGACTTTCGACACCACGTCGAGTGGCACGGCCGTCGCGCCGATGTGTTGTGTAATCGCTCCCGCCTCACCCTCGATGACCGTCGAGCCTCGAATCTTGTCGAGCAGGCTGGTCTTGCCGTGGTCGACGTGACCGAGGACTGCGACGATGGGAGTCCTGAGGGATTGAGTTTCCGTTTCGTGTGTATCTGTGTCCGACATACCTACCACCCGGGAGAAGTTCTTATCACAGAACAGCCCCGCACGGCATTTAACTCCATCGCCACGCCTGTGCGGCCTTCGAACTCCATTCATCGGAATTCGTCGGGAAGCAAGTCCTCCCCGTGGAGTTTATGTAGTAGCGCTCGGTAATCACCTCGTATGCCGAGCATACTCGCTGAAAACCTCTCGGGGAAGGCCGTCATGGGTTCTGACGGTACGGAACTGGGAATGCTCTACAACATCACCATGAACCTGAAGACGGGGGGGCTGTCGAGTCTCGTCGTCGAACCCGACGAACAGCTCGACACCGACACCGTGAACCTCGACATGAACGAGGACGGTCATTTCGAACTGCCCGTAAACCGAGTGCAGGCGGTCAAAGATTACATCGTCGTTCAGCGGTAAATGTACATCCTAGATTCCTCAGCGTTTATCAACGAGTACCACACCACCCAACAGACCGCGTCAATTCCGATGGTTCAGGAGGAACTGGAGGGCGAACACGCCTTCCGGTTCGACGCGATGGAGGGTTCGGGAATGCACATTCACATCCCGAGAGACGACGCCGTCGAGAAAGTCCGACGCGCGGCGGACCACACGGGCGATTTGGACGTGCTCTCGGACACGGACATCCGGCTCATCGCGTCCGCGTTCGAACTCGACGGAACGCTCGTCACCGACGACTACGCGATGCAGAACGTCTCCGACCGACTCGACGTTTCCGTCGAAGTCATCGCGCAGGACGGCATCGAGGAACAACGAAACTGGTCGTTCCAGTGTGCGGGTTGTGGTCGGGAGTTCGACGAGAAGAAAGAGCGCTGTCCGATCTGTGGCAGTCCCCTCACGCGGAAAAACCCGAACTGACTCGTTAGCTCGTGAACTGGAGGTATATCGTGGCGAAAGCGATGGCGTCGAACGTGCCGTGAACGAGCGCGGACGCGGTGAGGTTCTCCGTTTTGAGATACACCGTCCCGAGCACGAGCGAGAGGAGGAATATCGTGGCGAGTGTCCCTCCCAGTTGTGCAGGCGTCGAACCCGAACTGTACACGAAGACGTGTGCGAGCGCGAAGATCACGCTCGCGACGACGACGGCACCGTAGCCTGAAAACGTATCGTACAGCGATTTTTGAATGATGTTCCGGTACAACAGTTCCTCACACGGCCCGATGATGAGCCACGAGAGCGGGATGAAAAGGAGGAGTATCTCTGGATTCCCGCTTTTCGCCGTCTGCTCGACGCTGTGACTCGCCTCTTGGACCCCGAACAGCGACAGGAGCGCGGAACTGAGATACGTTAGTAGCAATATCGCCACGATCCCCGCGAGGGCGTAGCCGAGATCACGCCTACTCGGAACCTCGAAATCGACGTAATCGAGTCCACGCTTGGCGATGACGGCCAGCGCAATCGTCCCGGTTCCGAGTCCGAGCGAAACGATGCTCAGCGCGGACTGTACCATCACGCCGACGCCCGTTCCCCCCGCCAGAGCGACTAGCACGGTCGCCCAGAGGGAGATAGCGAAGAGACCAAGCGCCCCGAGGGCACCGCTTCGGAGCACTGCTTGTACCATCCGAGCGTGTGAAGGCTGGTTCGAGGACTCGCCCGAACTCGTCGCGGTACCGTCTTCCATGTGAAAAACTAGGAGTTGGGCAGTAAATGTGCTCCGACCGCTATGCGTTTCGACGGACGAGACCGATTCCGACGAGCGCGAACAGTGCGATCACGATTCCGAATCCCGGTTGACCGTCGCTCGCCGTCCGTTCGTTCGCCATCGTTTCGGTCACGGAATCCGTGTCGGTGGTGTCGTTTATCGCTCGGTTGGTCGGCGTGGTGCTCGACGTGGTCGATGCCATCGTCGCGTCCGTCCGTGTCGTCGCCGTCGTCGAAGTCATCGTGGCTGTCGTGTTCCTCGTAGTCGTCGAACCGGCGGCAGATTTCTCCGGTCGCTGGAGGACTCCGTCGGCAGTCGCCAGCACGTCGATTTCCGTCGAGTTGTTCCGTGGGTAACCGACGGCGACGCCGAACTCCGTGCCGGGTTCGTATTCGCTGAAGTTGAACGAGGCGTTGAAGCTGCGGTTCGGTTGCACGGTCACCGAATCGGACATGAAGAACTGCTTCGTGGCGTGGACTTGCACTTCGAGCTTCGTCCCGGGATCGAGCGTGGTGTTCCCGCGAATCGTCTGATTGGACGCAGCGTCGAGGGAGATCGAATCCCCTCCGTGCCGGATCGAAACGGCGCTGTTGTTTGCCGGTGTTTTGTCGTGGCTGAACGGCGTGCTCCCCACCGAATCGGGGGCGTACCGTCCGTGGGCCGTTGTCACACCCGTGACGAGCGAGAGAGTGAGAAATGCCACGAGTGCCATACAGAGTGATTTTCGTCTGTTCATGCTGGAAACGCGCCGTCCGGGAGACGACGCAGTTGATGTCGAATGAAAATTCGTGGTCCGGTATATGCTTTGTGAACGCGCGAGTTATTCGACAACCAGCTTTGATTTTTCGGCGACTGCTTCCGCCTCCTCGAACTCGCCGCCACCGAGAAGGCCGCGGGCGGCGCGCTTGCCCCATTCGACGGCGGGTTGGTTGAAGGTCTCGACGCTGTACAGTTCGCCCGCGAGGACACACGCCGCTTCCAAGCAGTAACAGAGTTCGCCGAGCCCGTACTCGTCGACGCGGTCGATTTCCAGACGGACGTTCGGTTGCCCGGACGCCGCGAGACTCGCCTCGGTCGCCTCGAACTCGGCCGACAGGAGCGTTCCGAGACTGCTCCCGCCCAGATATTCGAGACCGGGGAGGTCGGTCTCGGGAATCGAACGGTCCGCCCGTTCCGTCGGACGGACGAACGTCACCATCTTGTCCGACGGTCCGGCCCGGTACAGTTGGAGTTGTGAGTGCTGGTCGGTCGCACCGAGTGCACGTACCGGTGTCTGTCCCACGCCGTCTTTCCCCAGACTTTCGGCCCACAGTTGCGCGAACCATTCCGCGTACGTCTCCAGTGATTCGGCGTAGGGCATCATCGCGTTGATCCCCGCGCCGCGTTCGTCCAGCGCGTAGGTGATGGCCCCGTAGGCGTACGCTGGCGACTCGAACAGCGACCCCCCTAATCTATCGGCCTCGGCCTGCGCGCCGTCGAGGACCGCCTCGATGTCGTGGCCCTGGATCGCGGCACACGCCAGTCCGACCGTCGAGAGCATCGAAAATCGACCCGGGACGCCGTCGGGAACGTCGAGCGCGGGCAGGTCGTGACGGTCGGCGAGGTTGCGGAGGTTCCCCTCTTCGCCCGTCGTGACGAACGTCTGCTCGGTCCAATCCACGCCCGCCGACTCCATCGCGTCGCGGACGACGAGGAAGTTCGCCAGCGTCTCCGCCGTCGTTCCGGACCGTGAGACGACGTTGACCGCGGTGTCGGCGAGCGAAATCCCGTCGAGCAGGGACGCGACGTGTTCGGGGTCCACGTTGTCGAGGAAGTAGGCGTCCACGTCCGACTCCAGTCCGTGCGCGAGCGTCGCCGCGCCGAGCGCGCTGCCGCCGATGCCGACCGTTAGCACCGTCTCGACGTCGGCGAACGGTTCGACTGCGGTCCGGATCTCCGCCGGATTCGTCGTCTCCGGAAGGTTCAGGGCCGCGTAGCCGTGTTCGTCGTTCGCTCGTCCGGTTTCGATTCGCTCGTGGGCGTCCGCGACGCGGTCGTCCAATCGGGACAGTGTGTCGCGCGAGACGCCGGGCGAGGCGACGCTGTCGAGAGCGTTGCCGAGATCAACTCGCATACGAAATTCCCCACCGTCGGACGTAAAAAAGACACCCCCTTCGAGGCGAGAAAATAGTTCCCGAACGGTAGGTCGGCGTTCCGTCGGGACGGAAGTTCCGACAACCGTCGTCGTTTCTCGAACGGACACGACCGCCGGAATCAGCGATTGGCACAACTGCCGGAATCTCGCATTTTCACAACCACCAGAATCAGCAATTGAGACAACCACCGGAAACTCGAATGGACACAACCGCCAGAGAACAGCAATCGACGCAACCGCAGGTTCCTCGTTACTTCCCGTGAGCGAAGCGAACGGACTCGGCGCGGACCGGAGAGGCACGAAGTGCCTCGAAGGGAGCACCGAGGTTTTGGTCCAGATTTTGCCAGAGAGCCAGCCGAAACGACGACAGTGGTCGTCGTTTCGGTCTGCGACCGCAGCAAAAGGTGGCAGTTAAAAGGTGGGTTCTTAGTAGGCGTACCGCAGGTTCGGGACCGTCGTGTCGTCACCGGCTTCCATCTTTTCGAGCGCGTCTTCGAAGTCGGCCATGGTGACTTCGGTCCGCTCGTCGCGGATGGCGACCATGCCGGATTCGGTGGTCAGGCTCTCTATCTCCGCACCGCTGAAGCCGTCGGTTTCCTCGGACAGGCGGTCGAAGTCCACGCCGTCGGCGAGGTTCATGCGCTGGGTGTGGATTTCGAGGATACGGCGACGGCCCTCCGCGTCCGGGTTGGGCACTTCGATGAGGCGGTCGAAGCGACCGGGGCGGAGGATGGCGCTGTCGAGCATGTCGAAGCGGTTGGTCGCCGCGATGATGCGGATGTTGCCACGGTCCTCGAAGCCGTCCATCTCCGAGAGCAGTTGCATCATCGTCCGCTGGACTTCGGCGTCGCCCGATGTCTTCGAGTCGGTCCGCCGCGAGGCGACGGCGTCGATTTCGTCGATGAAGATGACGGCGGGTTCGCGTTCGGCCGCGAGCGAGAACAGGTCGCGGACGAGTTTCGCACCCTCGCCGATGAACTTCTGGACGAGTTCCGACCCGGCCATCTTGATGAACGTGGCGTCGGTTTCGTTGGCGACCGCTTTCGCCAGCATCGTCTTCCCGGTTCCCGGCGGTCCGTGGAGGAGGACGCCGCTCGGGGGTTCGATACCGGCCTCCTCGAACTGTTCCGGGTTGACGAGCGGTTCCTCGACCGCTTCCCGGACTTCCCGAATCTGGTCGCCGATGCCACCGATGTCCTCGTAGGTGACGCTCGGCGACGCGTCGACTTCCATCGCCTGCGCACGGGCATCCTTTTCGGTGTCCAACACCCGTTGGATGGTGAACGAATCGTTGACCGCGACGCGGTCCCCTGCCTCGATATCGGACCGCATCTGGACCGCCACGTCGGTCAGCACTTCCTGGTTGTTGCCGTGTTGTTTGATGATGATGCCGTCGTCGGTAACGTCCTCGACGGTCGCGACGTACAGCGAAGTCGTTTTCAGCATCTCGTTTTCGCGCTGTAGTTTGTCGACTTCCTCGGAGAGGTTGTCGTGTCGCTCCGCGGCCGCATCGACGCGCTCACGCAGTTTGTCGTTGACTTTGGTGATATCCGTAAAATGATCTTGAAGTGCCGACAGGCGCTCCTCGTCGGACATGTCCGGGTCCAGTTCAAGCGTTGGACGGTCGGGAACGGATGGACTACGTGACATTTGTTATTCGTTCGTAAGGCGCCACATTAAAAGTGCCTTTGGGTCGCGGGGTATCCACAAAGTTGGTATAGCTGCATCTATCGGCGCGGATTGCCGGGAAATTCAAAGCAAAAAAGGCGCTGACGAGTGGAAAAAACGACGCGCGTTAGAGCAGTTCTTCCATCTCGTCCAGTCGCTCGCCGTACACGTCCAGCGCGCGCTGAATGGGTTCGGGCGAACTCATATCCACGCCCGCACCTTGAAGCAGTTCGAGCGGGTACTCGCGCGACCCGTTACGCAGGAAGTCGAGATACCGTTCCGCGGCGGGTTCGCCTTCCTCCAAAATCTTGTCCGCCAGCGCGACGGCGGCGCTGATCCCCGTGCTGTACTGGTAGACGTAGTAGGCGCGATAGAAGTGCGGGATACGCATCCATTCGCGCTCGATTCGGTCGTCGACGACGGCGGGTTCGTAGAACTCGCGCTTCAGGTCGCCGTACACCCCGTCGATCCTGTCGGGCGTGAGCGCCTCGTCGTTTTCCGCGAGTTGGTGTACTTGGTGCTCGAAATCGGCGAACAGCGTCTGTCGGTAGAGCGTCGAACGGAACCGTTCCAGATACTCGTTCAGGATGTGTCGGCGGAGGTCGGGGTCCTCGACCGTTTCGAGGAGGTGGTGGGTCAACAGCGCTTCGTTGACCGTGCTGGCGACTTCGGCGACGAAGATTTCGTACCCGCTGTACGCGTAGGGTTGTTCCTCGCTCGTCAACTGCGAGTGAAGAGAGTGACCGAGTTCGTGTGCCAGCGTGTACATCGAGGAGATGTCGTCCTGATAGTTCATCAGGATGAACGGCTGGGTGTCGTAGGTTCCGCCGCTGTAGGCACCCGCTCGTTTGTCCTTCGTCTCGTACACGTCGATCCACTGCGACTCGATCCCCTCGGCGACACGCGACTGATAGTCGTCACCGAGCACTCCCACCGCGTCCACGACGTACTCGACCGCTTGGTCGTAATCGAGGTCCGGGCTTTCGGTGTCCGTCATCGGCATGTACACGTCCCACATCTGCAGTTCGTCCACGCCGAGACTCTCGCGTTTGAGTTCCACGTGCTTGTGGAGTTTGTCGAGGTTGTCACGGACGGTATCGAGGAGGTTGTCGTACACCTCGACGGGAACGTTCGGGCCGTCCAACGCGGCCTCGCGTGCGGTCTCGTAGTTCCGGGCGCGGGCGTACTTCACGTCGGATTTGACGCTGTTTTTGTACGCCGCACCGACCGAGTTTCGAACGTCGCTCCACTCGTCGAAATAGTTCTCGTAGACGGTCTGGCGGAACTCGCGGTCCTGATTTTTGAGGAGGTTGACGAAGTTGCTCTGGGTGATTTCGACCGACTCCCCGTCGGGGTTTTCGACCGTCGGGAACGTCATGTCGGCGTTCGAAAGCATGCTGTAAATCTCGTTCGGCGCGCCGGTGACTTCGCCGAACTCCGCGAGCAGGTTCTCGATCTCGGCCGAGCGGGTGTGCTCTTTCATCCGGATCGTGTCGTCCAACGCGTGTTCGTACTCCTCCAATCCGTCCGTTTCCGCGATCATCCGGTCGAGTTCCTCGCGGTCGAGCGACTGTATCTCCGGTTCGATGAAACTCGTCGCGCTTCCCGCACGGGACGCGAGCGACTGGGCACGCGAGGCGAGCGCTTGGTACTCCTGGTTGGACGTGTCCTCGTCGCTTCGCATTCGAGCGTAGGAGGCGACCATCGACACTTCGCGTCCGAGTTCGTCGGTGAGTCGAAGTATCGTGAGGAGCGTCTCGCCGTCCTCGGTGACCTGTCCCTCGTACTCTTCGAGTTCGCTCAACCGCTCCTCCACGTCCTCGTAGGCGTCCTCCCACTCGTCGTCTGTCGCGTAGATGCTCTCCAGATCCCACTTGTATTGGGCGTCGATATCGCTCCGTTCGGGAACAGAACTCATACCACGAACTACGACT is a window from the Haladaptatus sp. R4 genome containing:
- a CDS encoding NOB1 family endonuclease, which translates into the protein MYILDSSAFINEYHTTQQTASIPMVQEELEGEHAFRFDAMEGSGMHIHIPRDDAVEKVRRAADHTGDLDVLSDTDIRLIASAFELDGTLVTDDYAMQNVSDRLDVSVEVIAQDGIEEQRNWSFQCAGCGREFDEKKERCPICGSPLTRKNPN
- a CDS encoding glucose-6-phosphate isomerase — translated: MRVDLGNALDSVASPGVSRDTLSRLDDRVADAHERIETGRANDEHGYAALNLPETTNPAEIRTAVEPFADVETVLTVGIGGSALGAATLAHGLESDVDAYFLDNVDPEHVASLLDGISLADTAVNVVSRSGTTAETLANFLVVRDAMESAGVDWTEQTFVTTGEEGNLRNLADRHDLPALDVPDGVPGRFSMLSTVGLACAAIQGHDIEAVLDGAQAEADRLGGSLFESPAYAYGAITYALDERGAGINAMMPYAESLETYAEWFAQLWAESLGKDGVGQTPVRALGATDQHSQLQLYRAGPSDKMVTFVRPTERADRSIPETDLPGLEYLGGSSLGTLLSAEFEATEASLAASGQPNVRLEIDRVDEYGLGELCYCLEAACVLAGELYSVETFNQPAVEWGKRAARGLLGGGEFEEAEAVAEKSKLVVE
- a CDS encoding BGTF surface domain-containing protein — translated: MALVAFLTLSLVTGVTTAHGRYAPDSVGSTPFSHDKTPANNSAVSIRHGGDSISLDAASNQTIRGNTTLDPGTKLEVQVHATKQFFMSDSVTVQPNRSFNASFNFSEYEPGTEFGVAVGYPRNNSTEIDVLATADGVLQRPEKSAAGSTTTRNTTATMTSTTATTRTDATMASTTSSTTPTNRAINDTTDTDSVTETMANERTASDGQPGFGIVIALFALVGIGLVRRNA
- a CDS encoding proteasome-activating nucleotidase — encoded protein: MSRSPSVPDRPTLELDPDMSDEERLSALQDHFTDITKVNDKLRERVDAAAERHDNLSEEVDKLQRENEMLKTTSLYVATVEDVTDDGIIIKQHGNNQEVLTDVAVQMRSDIEAGDRVAVNDSFTIQRVLDTEKDARAQAMEVDASPSVTYEDIGGIGDQIREVREAVEEPLVNPEQFEEAGIEPPSGVLLHGPPGTGKTMLAKAVANETDATFIKMAGSELVQKFIGEGAKLVRDLFSLAAEREPAVIFIDEIDAVASRRTDSKTSGDAEVQRTMMQLLSEMDGFEDRGNIRIIAATNRFDMLDSAILRPGRFDRLIEVPNPDAEGRRRILEIHTQRMNLADGVDFDRLSEETDGFSGAEIESLTTESGMVAIRDERTEVTMADFEDALEKMEAGDDTTVPNLRYAY
- a CDS encoding CPBP family intramembrane glutamic endopeptidase; translated protein: MEDGTATSSGESSNQPSHARMVQAVLRSGALGALGLFAISLWATVLVALAGGTGVGVMVQSALSIVSLGLGTGTIALAVIAKRGLDYVDFEVPSRRDLGYALAGIVAILLLTYLSSALLSLFGVQEASHSVEQTAKSGNPEILLLFIPLSWLIIGPCEELLYRNIIQKSLYDTFSGYGAVVVASVIFALAHVFVYSSGSTPAQLGGTLATIFLLSLVLGTVYLKTENLTASALVHGTFDAIAFATIYLQFTS
- a CDS encoding PRC-barrel domain-containing protein → MPSILAENLSGKAVMGSDGTELGMLYNITMNLKTGGLSSLVVEPDEQLDTDTVNLDMNEDGHFELPVNRVQAVKDYIVVQR
- the pepF gene encoding oligoendopeptidase F, with translation MSSVPERSDIDAQYKWDLESIYATDDEWEDAYEDVEERLSELEEYEGQVTEDGETLLTILRLTDELGREVSMVASYARMRSDEDTSNQEYQALASRAQSLASRAGSATSFIEPEIQSLDREELDRMIAETDGLEEYEHALDDTIRMKEHTRSAEIENLLAEFGEVTGAPNEIYSMLSNADMTFPTVENPDGESVEITQSNFVNLLKNQDREFRQTVYENYFDEWSDVRNSVGAAYKNSVKSDVKYARARNYETAREAALDGPNVPVEVYDNLLDTVRDNLDKLHKHVELKRESLGVDELQMWDVYMPMTDTESPDLDYDQAVEYVVDAVGVLGDDYQSRVAEGIESQWIDVYETKDKRAGAYSGGTYDTQPFILMNYQDDISSMYTLAHELGHSLHSQLTSEEQPYAYSGYEIFVAEVASTVNEALLTHHLLETVEDPDLRRHILNEYLERFRSTLYRQTLFADFEHQVHQLAENDEALTPDRIDGVYGDLKREFYEPAVVDDRIEREWMRIPHFYRAYYVYQYSTGISAAVALADKILEEGEPAAERYLDFLRNGSREYPLELLQGAGVDMSSPEPIQRALDVYGERLDEMEELL